One genomic segment of Rhizobium viscosum includes these proteins:
- a CDS encoding DMT family transporter, translating to MTRVQANLLLLLAAAIWGGGFVAQSTAMKAIGPFWFIGLRFAIAALATLPFTLIEARKAKVATNRRHLGLYLMIGLALFGGASTQQIGLQTTTVTNSSFITGLYVIFVPLIAVFFLRRSPHWIIWPGAIMAVSGIYMLSGGQLSALTVGDLLTVVCAIFWSVQITLAGTTVGETGRPLALSSAQFAITAVCALIIAAVSEPVSLSDIRAAAPEILYVGIFSSGVAFVLQVVAQRYTTPSQAAIFLSAEALFGATLAALLLGESMPPLGYIGCALMFIAMLVVELVPEMTRRRSQTA from the coding sequence ATGACGCGCGTTCAGGCGAACCTCCTTCTATTGCTCGCAGCCGCTATCTGGGGCGGCGGCTTCGTCGCGCAGTCGACGGCAATGAAGGCGATCGGCCCCTTCTGGTTCATCGGCCTGCGCTTCGCCATCGCCGCACTTGCCACCCTGCCTTTCACACTCATCGAAGCGCGCAAGGCGAAGGTCGCAACCAACCGCCGACATCTCGGCCTCTATTTGATGATCGGCCTTGCGCTCTTTGGCGGCGCGTCGACACAGCAGATCGGCCTGCAGACGACGACCGTCACCAATTCCAGCTTCATTACCGGGCTCTATGTAATCTTTGTGCCGCTGATCGCCGTCTTCTTTCTGCGCCGCTCGCCGCATTGGATCATCTGGCCGGGCGCCATCATGGCCGTGTCAGGCATTTACATGCTGTCGGGCGGCCAGCTTTCGGCCCTGACGGTGGGGGATCTGCTGACGGTCGTCTGCGCCATCTTCTGGTCTGTCCAGATCACGCTTGCCGGTACGACGGTCGGCGAAACGGGCCGACCGCTTGCGCTGTCCAGCGCCCAGTTTGCAATCACGGCAGTCTGTGCGCTGATCATCGCCGCCGTTTCCGAACCGGTCAGCCTGTCAGATATCCGCGCGGCTGCACCCGAAATCCTCTATGTCGGCATCTTCTCCTCGGGCGTCGCCTTCGTGCTGCAGGTCGTCGCCCAGCGCTACACCACGCCGTCGCAGGCCGCGATCTTCCTCTCCGCCGAAGCGCTGTTTGGCGCGACGCTCGCCGCACTTCTTTTGGGCGAGAGCATGCCGCCACTCGGCTATATCGGTTGTGCGCTGATGTTTATCGCTATGCTTGTAGTCGAGCTCGTGCCCGAAATGACCCGCCGCCGCTCGCAGACGGCCTGA
- a CDS encoding DUF1176 domain-containing protein has product MKRQLIAAVTAVVLAGPWDASAEASSPVRPIVRFADLPDVVRADVEPDDGDCHIEEQRLAHGDALEVTDETGKRLIIVPCGPAGAYNMPFAIYGGYGSQISRTVFPLKFSETTGDTAFNIRYDATERHFTSFVKARGMGDCGSYYTWRVAEPDNTDFLVLEEVRIKEECDARADGGPATWPLVWKRQ; this is encoded by the coding sequence ATGAAGCGGCAATTGATTGCGGCCGTTACGGCAGTTGTTCTGGCAGGGCCTTGGGACGCTTCGGCCGAGGCTTCATCACCCGTCCGGCCGATTGTACGCTTTGCCGATCTGCCCGATGTGGTGCGCGCGGATGTCGAGCCTGATGATGGCGACTGCCACATCGAAGAGCAGCGGCTTGCCCATGGCGACGCCCTCGAAGTGACCGACGAGACCGGGAAGAGACTGATCATCGTGCCCTGCGGCCCGGCTGGTGCCTATAACATGCCTTTCGCGATCTACGGCGGTTATGGCAGCCAGATTTCTCGAACGGTCTTTCCGCTGAAGTTTTCAGAAACGACCGGCGATACGGCTTTCAACATCCGCTACGATGCGACGGAGAGGCATTTCACCTCCTTCGTGAAGGCACGTGGCATGGGCGATTGCGGCAGCTATTATACCTGGCGTGTAGCCGAGCCTGATAACACGGATTTCCTTGTTCTTGAGGAAGTGCGCATCAAGGAGGAATGCGATGCCAGGGCTGATGGCGGTCCGGCAACATGGCCACTCGTGTGGAAGCGCCAATGA
- a CDS encoding PQQ-dependent sugar dehydrogenase: MDAISTFRFAALLAGAAAFAGPVLAQTGDVVRTQEVSVRVQKLADGLEHPWAVEVLPDGGYIVTERPGRLRIIRDGKVSDPIDGVPKVSARGQGGLMDVALAPDFATSRKLYLTAATASDRGSGTEAFSATLSSDEKSLKNVTPIFTMRHFTRGNIQYGSRIAIAPDGSLFISVGDRGDRNRSQDWKDDAGSIIHLNADGSIPADNPFKNSSKALPEIWSKGHRNPQGITFDSADGKLYTVEHGAKGGDEINNPEPGKNYGWPVITYGRDYSGAKIGEGTAKEGLEQPQHYWDPSIAPGALVVYRGKMFPEWNGNFIVAALKFQLLSRMQRDASGAFTAEERMFEGDYGRIRDVIVAPDGALLMVTDENDGELLRVSRAADRAG; the protein is encoded by the coding sequence ATGGACGCCATTTCGACTTTCCGTTTTGCCGCGCTGCTCGCAGGGGCCGCTGCTTTTGCAGGTCCAGTCCTTGCCCAGACCGGGGACGTCGTCAGGACGCAGGAAGTTTCGGTTCGTGTCCAGAAGCTCGCCGATGGGCTGGAGCATCCCTGGGCGGTCGAGGTCCTGCCTGACGGTGGCTATATCGTCACGGAGCGGCCGGGGCGGCTGCGCATCATCCGCGACGGCAAGGTTTCCGATCCGATCGATGGCGTGCCAAAAGTGAGCGCCCGCGGACAGGGCGGCCTGATGGATGTCGCGCTTGCCCCTGATTTCGCCACCAGCCGAAAGCTCTATCTGACCGCTGCAACCGCCAGTGACCGGGGCTCCGGCACCGAGGCTTTCAGCGCCACGCTCTCCTCGGATGAAAAGAGCCTCAAAAACGTCACGCCCATTTTCACCATGCGGCACTTTACCCGCGGGAACATCCAGTACGGCTCCCGCATCGCGATCGCCCCCGACGGCTCGTTGTTCATCAGCGTCGGCGACCGCGGTGACCGCAACCGTTCGCAGGACTGGAAGGATGATGCCGGCTCCATCATCCACCTTAATGCCGATGGCAGCATTCCCGCCGACAATCCCTTCAAGAATAGCAGCAAAGCCCTACCGGAGATCTGGTCCAAGGGCCATCGCAACCCGCAGGGCATCACCTTCGATAGTGCCGACGGCAAGCTCTACACTGTCGAGCATGGCGCAAAGGGTGGTGACGAGATCAACAATCCCGAGCCCGGCAAGAATTACGGCTGGCCTGTTATCACCTATGGCCGCGACTATTCCGGCGCCAAGATCGGCGAAGGGACAGCAAAGGAAGGGCTCGAGCAGCCCCAGCACTATTGGGATCCGTCGATCGCTCCGGGCGCTCTCGTCGTCTATCGCGGCAAGATGTTTCCCGAATGGAACGGCAATTTCATCGTCGCCGCCCTGAAATTCCAGTTGCTGTCGCGCATGCAGCGGGATGCGAGCGGCGCCTTCACTGCCGAGGAGCGCATGTTCGAAGGCGATTACGGCCGCATCCGCGATGTGATCGTGGCCCCCGATGGCGCATTGCTGATGGTAACCGACGAGAATGATGGCGAATTGCTTCGGGTTTCCCGCGCCGCAGACCGGGCCGGCTAA
- a CDS encoding sortase, translating to MPAKPQRSGWTEEADTFEPLPTYLELAMAAASAHEAPPAPPRPRLPGLSIVEKLVAVGIVCLAFYGMALIGCGLFLKAEAKRTGFITQRMMSAELQQADFDPRFPARVIN from the coding sequence ATGCCCGCTAAGCCGCAACGTTCCGGCTGGACCGAGGAAGCCGATACGTTCGAGCCGCTGCCGACCTATTTGGAACTTGCCATGGCCGCAGCGTCTGCCCACGAGGCACCGCCCGCACCGCCGAGACCCCGTCTCCCCGGACTTTCGATCGTCGAGAAACTGGTCGCCGTCGGTATCGTTTGCCTCGCCTTCTACGGCATGGCGCTGATCGGCTGCGGGCTTTTCCTGAAAGCTGAAGCAAAGCGCACCGGCTTCATCACACAACGGATGATGAGCGCCGAACTGCAACAGGCTGATTTCGATCCCCGCTTCCCTGCCCGCGTAATCAACTGA
- a CDS encoding pyridoxal phosphate-dependent aminotransferase has protein sequence MAFLADALSRVKPSATIAVSQKARELKAKGRDVIGLGAGEPDFDTPENIKKAAIDAINRGETKYTPVSGIPELRKAIAAKFKRENGLEYSWEQTIVGTGGKQILFNAFMATLNPGDEVVIPAPYWVSYPEMVALCGGTPVFVSATQEHNFKLQPADLEKAITPKTKWFIFNSPSNPTGAAYTHDELNALTDVLMKHPHVWVLTDDMYEHLTYGDFKFVTPVEVEPKLYDRTLTMNGVSKAYAMTGWRIGYAAGPIQLIKAMDMIQGQQTSGATSIAQWAAVEALNGTQDFIPENKKIFEGRRDLVVSMLNQAKGIVCPVPEGAFYVYPSCAGLIGKTAPSGKVIETDEDFVSELLESEGVAVVHGSAFGLGPNFRISYATSEELLEEACRRIQRFCGACK, from the coding sequence ATGGCCTTCCTTGCCGATGCCCTTTCCCGCGTGAAGCCTTCAGCCACCATCGCCGTTTCTCAGAAGGCGCGCGAACTGAAAGCCAAAGGACGTGATGTGATCGGTCTCGGTGCAGGCGAACCCGATTTCGATACGCCCGAGAATATCAAGAAGGCCGCCATCGACGCGATCAATCGCGGCGAGACGAAGTACACGCCTGTTTCCGGTATCCCCGAGCTGCGCAAGGCGATTGCCGCCAAATTCAAGCGCGAGAACGGTCTGGAATATTCCTGGGAGCAGACGATCGTTGGCACGGGCGGCAAGCAGATCCTGTTCAACGCCTTCATGGCGACGCTGAACCCCGGCGATGAAGTCGTGATCCCTGCGCCTTACTGGGTGTCCTATCCCGAGATGGTGGCGCTCTGCGGCGGCACACCGGTTTTCGTTTCGGCCACCCAGGAGCATAACTTCAAGCTCCAGCCCGCCGATCTCGAAAAGGCGATCACGCCGAAGACCAAGTGGTTCATCTTCAACTCGCCGTCCAACCCGACGGGCGCTGCCTATACGCATGACGAGCTGAACGCGCTGACCGATGTGCTGATGAAGCATCCGCATGTCTGGGTGCTGACGGACGACATGTACGAGCACCTGACCTATGGCGACTTCAAATTCGTCACCCCCGTCGAAGTCGAGCCGAAGCTCTACGACCGCACGCTGACGATGAACGGCGTCTCCAAGGCCTATGCGATGACCGGCTGGCGTATTGGTTATGCGGCAGGTCCGATCCAGCTGATCAAGGCTATGGACATGATCCAGGGGCAGCAGACATCGGGTGCAACCTCGATCGCCCAGTGGGCGGCCGTCGAAGCGCTGAACGGCACGCAGGACTTCATTCCAGAGAACAAGAAGATCTTCGAAGGTCGCCGTGATCTCGTTGTTTCCATGCTGAACCAGGCCAAGGGCATCGTCTGCCCGGTGCCGGAAGGCGCCTTCTACGTCTATCCGTCCTGCGCCGGGCTCATCGGCAAGACAGCCCCGTCCGGCAAAGTCATCGAGACGGACGAGGATTTCGTTTCCGAACTGCTGGAATCGGAAGGCGTCGCCGTCGTTCATGGCTCGGCCTTCGGCCTCGGCCCGAACTTCCGCATCTCCTATGCGACGTCGGAAGAACTGCTTGAGGAAGCTTGCCGCCGCATCCAGCGTTTCTGCGGCGCCTGCAAGTAA
- a CDS encoding calcium:proton antiporter has product MALHLKEEKFLIVAVIVAVIAYLLEHSVMDAGRGMALLAAAALIATIVLASMRVAHHAELLAIKVGDPYGTMILTLSAVAVEVIILGIMMSGEETSPTLVRDTIYSALMLDINGILGLAALLGGLKHGEQPYNDNSGKTYGVMILTAMGISMIVPEFVPDDKWHYYSGFTIIAMIALYGLFLRMQVGQHSYFFSYSYPRSERQKEHPEEHHDEGSVATSITIILIGVVIIGALAEFMSGFMNEGLRDSGAPVAVTAIVVAAISAAPEILTALRAALRNHMQATVNIAMGASLSTVILTVPVMEAIALYTGQPFIMAMSPVQTVMVMVTLIAAAINLNDGETNAIEGMTHFILFATFIMLTAIGL; this is encoded by the coding sequence ATGGCATTGCATCTTAAGGAAGAAAAATTCCTGATCGTGGCAGTCATCGTCGCTGTTATCGCTTACTTGCTGGAACATTCGGTCATGGATGCCGGCCGGGGCATGGCGCTTCTCGCCGCCGCCGCGCTGATCGCCACCATCGTGCTCGCCTCCATGCGCGTCGCCCATCACGCGGAACTGCTGGCCATCAAGGTCGGCGATCCCTACGGCACGATGATCCTGACGCTCTCGGCCGTCGCTGTCGAGGTCATCATCCTCGGCATCATGATGAGCGGCGAGGAAACGTCGCCGACACTCGTTCGCGACACGATCTATTCGGCTCTCATGCTCGATATCAACGGCATCCTCGGCCTAGCCGCCCTGCTCGGCGGCCTCAAGCATGGCGAGCAGCCCTATAACGACAATTCCGGCAAGACCTACGGCGTGATGATCCTGACCGCGATGGGCATCTCGATGATCGTTCCGGAATTCGTGCCCGACGACAAGTGGCACTATTATTCAGGCTTCACCATTATCGCCATGATCGCGCTCTACGGCCTTTTCCTGCGCATGCAGGTCGGCCAGCACAGCTATTTCTTCTCCTACAGCTATCCGCGCTCGGAACGGCAGAAGGAACATCCTGAAGAACACCACGACGAAGGATCGGTCGCGACCTCGATTACCATCATCCTCATCGGCGTGGTCATCATCGGTGCGCTCGCGGAATTCATGTCGGGCTTCATGAACGAAGGCCTGCGGGATAGCGGTGCTCCTGTGGCCGTGACCGCGATCGTGGTTGCCGCCATCTCCGCTGCTCCTGAAATTTTGACGGCCCTGAGGGCCGCACTCCGCAACCACATGCAGGCAACCGTCAACATCGCCATGGGCGCATCCCTCTCGACGGTTATCCTCACCGTACCGGTCATGGAAGCGATCGCGCTCTATACGGGCCAGCCCTTCATCATGGCCATGTCGCCGGTGCAGACGGTGATGGTCATGGTCACGCTGATCGCCGCGGCTATCAACCTCAACGACGGCGAGACGAATGCCATCGAAGGTATGACGCATTTCATCCTCTTCGCCACGTTCATCATGCTGACAGCGATCGGACTTTGA
- a CDS encoding DUF2188 domain-containing protein, which produces MVKVVYEVVPHDGGWAYKLGDVYSEAFPSHSEALEAARIVAAEQQVGGDSAEISWQDAQGKWHEEYAEGGDRPETEVVDAFTKGRPPEVSPEP; this is translated from the coding sequence ATGGTCAAGGTGGTCTACGAAGTCGTACCGCATGACGGCGGCTGGGCCTACAAGCTTGGAGACGTCTATTCCGAGGCATTTCCGAGTCACTCCGAGGCGCTCGAAGCAGCCCGCATCGTTGCGGCCGAGCAGCAGGTCGGCGGCGACTCCGCCGAGATCAGTTGGCAGGATGCGCAGGGCAAGTGGCATGAGGAATATGCCGAGGGTGGCGATCGTCCCGAGACCGAGGTGGTGGACGCTTTTACCAAGGGCCGTCCGCCCGAGGTTTCCCCAGAGCCCTGA
- a CDS encoding LysR family transcriptional regulator yields MDIEPSWDFYRSFLTVLRHGSLSAAARELGLTQPTIGRHIDALEEAVGTELFIRSSNGLLPTDVALDLQPYAETLATTTAAFLRTASSQRDKVEGTVRISASEVIAIEVLPPIIADLQEAYPGLQVELSASDALEDLMNREADIAVRMAEPQQDALVVRRIGDIPLGFHAHRRYLERHGMPQSMSELAGHRLIGFDRQTAYIRMMRKLYPLMDELTYAFRTSNHLAHLTAIRAGIGIGICQTGLARPNPDLVHILADEFEIPLGTWVAMHESLKTSPRCRITFDALVRGLLNYLKSCKETRA; encoded by the coding sequence ATGGATATCGAACCCAGTTGGGATTTCTACCGCTCCTTTCTCACCGTGCTGCGCCACGGATCACTCTCGGCCGCCGCCCGGGAACTCGGCCTGACGCAGCCGACGATCGGCCGCCATATCGATGCGCTGGAAGAGGCCGTTGGCACTGAGCTTTTCATCCGCTCCTCGAATGGTCTGCTGCCGACCGATGTGGCACTCGACCTCCAGCCCTATGCCGAAACGTTGGCGACGACGACGGCCGCCTTCCTGCGCACCGCATCAAGCCAGCGCGACAAGGTGGAAGGTACCGTGCGCATCAGTGCTAGCGAGGTGATCGCCATTGAGGTACTGCCGCCGATCATTGCCGATCTGCAGGAAGCCTATCCCGGTCTGCAGGTGGAGCTGTCAGCATCCGATGCGCTGGAGGATCTCATGAACCGGGAGGCGGATATCGCAGTGCGCATGGCTGAGCCGCAGCAGGACGCGCTGGTGGTACGGCGCATCGGCGATATTCCGCTCGGCTTCCACGCGCATCGCCGTTATCTGGAACGACACGGCATGCCTCAGAGCATGTCCGAGCTTGCTGGCCACCGCCTGATCGGCTTCGACCGGCAGACTGCCTATATCCGCATGATGCGCAAACTCTATCCGTTGATGGACGAACTCACCTATGCCTTCCGCACCAGCAATCATCTCGCGCATCTGACCGCTATCCGCGCCGGCATAGGCATCGGCATCTGCCAGACGGGGCTTGCCCGCCCGAACCCCGATCTCGTCCATATTCTGGCAGATGAATTCGAAATCCCGCTCGGCACATGGGTCGCCATGCACGAGAGCCTCAAGACCTCGCCGCGCTGCCGCATTACCTTCGACGCGCTGGTCAGGGGTCTGCTGAACTATCTCAAGTCATGCAAGGAAACGCGCGCCTGA
- a CDS encoding NAD(P)H-binding protein, with protein sequence MSSGYQDKKLALVLGATGGIGGAVARKLQARGWTVRALNRNAAKVSASGQGFQWVQGDAMNAADVRKAAEGADLIVHAVNPPGYRDWEKLVLPMLDNTIVAARAVGARILLPGNVYNFGPDVFPLVTEDSPQHPVTKKGKIRVETEKRLKAASETGTHVIIVRAGDFFGPGATDNSWFSAAFATPGKPVGTIKNPARPGIGHQWAYLPDVAETMVQLVERAERLPAFACYHMNGFWDGDGRQMAEAVRRVAGGAAKIGRFPWFVVPLLAPFMTVMNELKEMRYLWKVTVRMRNDKLVAELGTEPHTPIEEAVRATLIAQGSLPEPRGATTVPLSSVGKAG encoded by the coding sequence ATGAGCAGCGGATATCAGGACAAGAAACTGGCGCTCGTTCTGGGTGCTACCGGCGGTATCGGCGGCGCGGTCGCCCGCAAGCTGCAGGCGCGTGGCTGGACGGTCAGGGCGCTCAACCGCAACGCCGCCAAGGTGTCGGCGAGCGGGCAGGGCTTTCAGTGGGTGCAGGGTGACGCGATGAATGCCGCCGATGTTCGCAAGGCCGCGGAAGGTGCTGATCTTATCGTTCATGCCGTCAATCCGCCCGGCTACCGCGATTGGGAGAAGCTGGTTTTGCCGATGCTGGACAATACGATTGTCGCGGCTCGCGCCGTTGGTGCGCGCATCTTGCTGCCAGGGAACGTCTATAATTTCGGGCCGGATGTCTTTCCGCTCGTGACGGAGGATAGTCCGCAACATCCGGTGACGAAGAAGGGCAAGATCCGCGTTGAGACAGAGAAGCGCCTGAAGGCTGCTTCCGAAACTGGCACCCACGTCATCATCGTTCGTGCCGGCGATTTCTTCGGGCCGGGTGCTACTGACAATAGCTGGTTCTCCGCTGCATTTGCCACGCCGGGCAAGCCTGTTGGTACGATCAAGAATCCGGCCAGGCCGGGTATCGGTCACCAATGGGCCTATCTGCCCGATGTCGCCGAGACGATGGTGCAGCTCGTCGAGCGGGCCGAGCGCCTCCCGGCTTTCGCCTGCTATCACATGAACGGTTTCTGGGATGGCGATGGCCGGCAGATGGCGGAGGCGGTCCGGCGTGTTGCCGGCGGCGCGGCGAAGATCGGTCGTTTCCCCTGGTTCGTGGTACCGCTGCTCGCTCCCTTCATGACGGTCATGAATGAGCTGAAGGAGATGCGTTACCTCTGGAAGGTGACAGTGCGTATGAGGAACGACAAGTTGGTCGCCGAACTCGGAACCGAGCCGCACACGCCGATCGAGGAGGCGGTGCGCGCAACGCTCATCGCGCAGGGTTCCCTGCCGGAACCGCGTGGCGCGACGACGGTACCTCTCTCCAGCGTCGGGAAGGCGGGTTAG
- a CDS encoding aminoglycoside phosphotransferase family protein — protein MFSPYLERWSLTADGEPIITHSSRLLPVIWRSKPAMLKVATDSSEREGALLMKWWDGDGAARVYAQEDDAVLLERATDKRSLLHMAMNGEDDEASRIMLRTAAKLHAPRPTPLHDSTPLKRWFRDLEPAALTHGATFADCWKTASALLAEPQQLSILHGDIHHRNILDFGERGWLAIDPKRLWGERGFDFANIFANEDLPTITDPARLKRQVAIVSEEADIEPTRLLKWIAAYSGLSAAWFLEDDDHVSAEKPLTVARIALAELA, from the coding sequence ATGTTTTCTCCCTATCTCGAACGCTGGTCGCTGACTGCTGACGGCGAACCCATCATCACCCATTCGAGCCGCCTCCTGCCAGTCATCTGGCGGAGCAAGCCTGCCATGCTGAAAGTCGCAACCGACAGCAGCGAGCGCGAAGGTGCGTTGCTGATGAAGTGGTGGGACGGCGATGGTGCAGCCCGTGTCTATGCCCAGGAAGATGATGCAGTTCTGCTGGAGCGCGCGACGGATAAACGCTCGCTGCTGCATATGGCAATGAACGGCGAGGATGACGAGGCAAGCCGCATCATGTTGCGCACGGCGGCAAAGCTGCATGCGCCCCGCCCCACCCCTCTCCATGACTCCACGCCGCTAAAGCGCTGGTTCCGCGATCTAGAGCCGGCCGCCCTCACCCATGGCGCCACGTTTGCCGACTGCTGGAAAACTGCAAGCGCTTTGCTGGCCGAGCCACAACAGCTCAGCATTCTTCACGGCGATATCCACCACCGCAATATCCTCGACTTCGGCGAACGGGGCTGGCTGGCGATCGATCCCAAGCGTCTCTGGGGCGAACGCGGCTTCGACTTTGCCAATATTTTTGCCAATGAAGACCTTCCGACGATAACGGACCCCGCTCGTCTGAAGCGCCAGGTTGCGATCGTCTCCGAGGAGGCCGATATCGAGCCGACCCGCCTGCTCAAATGGATAGCCGCCTATTCCGGCCTTTCCGCCGCCTGGTTCCTCGAAGATGATGACCACGTGTCGGCAGAAAAGCCTCTGACTGTCGCCCGCATCGCGCTTGCCGAACTGGCCTAA
- a CDS encoding alkene reductase — protein sequence MAKLFQPTQVGDISLKNHIVMAPLTRNRSPGAVPNDLNVEYYRQRATAGLIITEATAITHQGQGYADVPGLYSKEALDGWKRVTDAVHAEGGKIVVQMWHVGRISHTALQPNGGKPVSSTNRVAKAKTYLVNADGTGAFTETSEPRALEASEIPGIIEDYRKAARAAIDAGFDGVEIHAANGYLLDQFMRDGVNDRTDEYGGSIENRTRFTFQVVEAVTKEIGARRTAIRISPVTPSGESYDSNPQVLFTHVVEGLAKYDFAYIHVIEGQTGGERDYRQGDNPSFDYIALRAAYEKADGKAAWMVNNGYVRDMAIEAVETGTADLVAFGKPFIANPDLVERLEKNLPLNTPDQATFYGGNAKGYIDYPSLEKVA from the coding sequence ATGGCCAAGCTTTTCCAGCCGACGCAGGTCGGCGATATTTCCCTCAAGAACCATATCGTCATGGCGCCGCTCACCCGTAACCGCTCGCCGGGCGCAGTCCCGAACGATCTCAACGTCGAATATTACCGCCAGCGCGCTACGGCCGGCCTCATCATCACCGAAGCGACCGCCATCACGCATCAGGGCCAAGGCTATGCTGACGTTCCCGGCCTCTACAGCAAGGAAGCCCTTGATGGCTGGAAACGTGTGACGGACGCCGTTCATGCCGAAGGCGGCAAGATCGTCGTGCAGATGTGGCATGTCGGCCGCATCTCCCACACCGCACTGCAGCCGAACGGCGGCAAGCCGGTCTCGTCGACCAACCGTGTCGCCAAGGCCAAGACCTACCTCGTCAACGCCGACGGCACCGGCGCCTTTACCGAAACCTCCGAGCCCCGCGCACTCGAAGCCTCTGAAATCCCCGGGATCATCGAGGATTATCGCAAGGCCGCCCGCGCGGCGATCGATGCCGGCTTCGACGGCGTCGAAATCCACGCCGCCAACGGCTATCTGCTCGACCAGTTCATGCGCGACGGCGTCAACGACCGCACCGACGAGTATGGCGGCTCGATCGAAAACCGCACACGTTTCACCTTCCAGGTCGTCGAAGCCGTGACCAAGGAAATCGGCGCCCGCCGCACCGCAATCCGCATTTCGCCGGTCACTCCGTCGGGCGAATCCTATGATTCCAACCCGCAGGTGCTCTTCACGCATGTCGTTGAAGGCCTTGCCAAATACGACTTCGCCTATATCCACGTGATCGAAGGCCAGACCGGTGGCGAGCGCGACTATCGCCAGGGCGACAACCCGTCCTTCGACTACATTGCGCTGCGCGCTGCCTATGAGAAGGCCGACGGCAAGGCTGCCTGGATGGTCAATAACGGCTACGTCAGAGATATGGCGATCGAAGCCGTCGAAACCGGCACGGCCGATCTCGTTGCCTTCGGCAAGCCTTTCATCGCCAATCCCGATCTCGTCGAGCGCCTGGAAAAGAACCTGCCGCTCAACACCCCGGACCAGGCCACCTTCTACGGCGGCAACGCAAAGGGCTACATCGATTATCCTTCGCTCGAAAAGGTCGCCTGA
- a CDS encoding MFS transporter, with amino-acid sequence MPLALLVLALSSFAIGTTEFVIMGLLPEVAADLSVTIPQAGWLVTGYALAVALGAPIMAVATAKLKRRSTLIMLMAFFIAGNLLCAIAPNYWVLMIARIVTALCHGAFFGIGSVVAANLVSEDRKARAVALMFTGLTLANVLGVPLGTAIGQAFGWRSTFWVVTAIGVVTIAGLIAILPRDKQETQSNILREIAALKNVRLWMALSVTIFFAASMFTLFTYIAPLLRDVTGISPEGVTWTLFLIGIGLTVGNLIGGKLADWRLGATLASVFAVIALTSAVFFYTSRFVIPAEITLFLWAAATFAAVPALQVGVVGFGKDAPNLVSTINIGAFNTGNALGAWVGGMVINAGLDFVHVPLAAAAMALIGLGATALTYLSGRAQTNPATAE; translated from the coding sequence ATGCCCCTAGCCCTGCTCGTCCTTGCCTTGAGTTCATTTGCGATAGGCACCACCGAATTCGTCATCATGGGCCTCCTGCCCGAAGTCGCCGCCGATCTTTCTGTGACGATCCCCCAGGCTGGCTGGCTGGTGACGGGTTATGCGCTGGCCGTTGCGCTCGGTGCGCCGATCATGGCGGTCGCCACCGCCAAGCTGAAGCGACGCTCGACGCTCATCATGCTGATGGCTTTCTTCATCGCCGGTAACCTGCTCTGCGCCATCGCACCCAATTACTGGGTGCTGATGATCGCCCGTATCGTCACCGCACTCTGCCACGGCGCCTTCTTCGGCATCGGCTCGGTCGTTGCCGCCAATCTCGTCAGCGAAGACCGCAAGGCCCGCGCCGTCGCCCTGATGTTCACCGGTCTGACGCTCGCAAACGTGCTTGGCGTGCCGCTCGGCACCGCCATTGGCCAGGCTTTTGGCTGGCGCTCCACCTTCTGGGTCGTTACCGCCATCGGCGTCGTCACCATTGCCGGCCTGATCGCCATCCTGCCGCGCGACAAGCAGGAAACGCAGAGCAACATCCTGCGCGAGATCGCGGCATTGAAGAACGTCCGCCTCTGGATGGCGCTCTCAGTGACCATCTTCTTCGCGGCCTCGATGTTCACGCTCTTCACCTACATCGCCCCGCTGTTGCGTGATGTCACCGGCATCTCGCCGGAAGGCGTCACCTGGACGCTGTTCCTGATCGGCATCGGCCTGACAGTCGGCAATCTCATCGGCGGCAAGCTGGCCGATTGGCGGCTTGGAGCCACGCTCGCCAGCGTCTTTGCTGTGATCGCGCTCACCTCCGCAGTCTTTTTCTACACCAGCCGCTTCGTTATCCCGGCCGAGATAACGCTCTTCCTGTGGGCTGCCGCAACCTTCGCTGCGGTCCCTGCTCTGCAGGTCGGTGTCGTCGGCTTCGGCAAGGATGCGCCAAACCTCGTCTCGACCATCAATATCGGCGCCTTCAACACCGGCAATGCGCTGGGCGCCTGGGTCGGCGGCATGGTCATCAATGCCGGTCTCGACTTCGTCCATGTTCCCCTCGCCGCAGCTGCCATGGCCCTGATCGGCCTCGGAGCGACGGCGCTCACCTATCTCTCCGGCCGGGCACAGACTAACCCCGCTACCGCCGAGTGA